One Pongo pygmaeus isolate AG05252 chromosome 10, NHGRI_mPonPyg2-v2.0_pri, whole genome shotgun sequence genomic window carries:
- the FOXM1 gene encoding forkhead box protein M1 isoform X4 — MKTSPRRPLILKRRRLPLPVQNAPSETSEEEPKRSPAQQEPNQAETSKEVGESSSCKFPAGIKIINHPTMPNTQVVAIPNNANIHSIITALTAKGKESGSSGPNKFILISCGGAPTQPPGLQPQTQTSYDAKRTEVTLETLGPKPAARDVNLPRPPGALCEQKRETCDGEAAGCTINNSLSNIQWLRKMSSDGLGSCSIKQEMEEKENCHLEQRQVKVEEPSRPSASWQNSASERPPYSYMAMIQFAINSTERKRMTLKDIYTWIEDHFPYFKHIAKPGWKNSIRHNLSLHDMFVRETSANGKVSFWTIHPSANRYLTLDQVFKPLDPGSPQLPEHLESQQKRPNPELRRNMTIKTELPLGARRKMKPLLPRVSSYLVPIQFPVNQSLVLQPSVKVPLPLAASLMSSELARHSKRVRIAPKVLLAEEGIAPLSSAGPGKEEKLLFGEGLSPLLPVQSIKEEEIQPGEEMPHLARPIKVESPPLEEWPSPAPSFKEESSHSWEDSSQSPTPRPKKSYSGLRSPTQCVSEMLVIQHRERRERSRSRRKQHLLPPCVDEPELLFSEGPSTSCWAAQLPFPADSSEPASQLSYSQEEGGPFKTPIKETLPISSTPSKSVLPRTPESWRLTPPAKVGGLDFSPVQTPQGAPGPLPDPLGLMDLSTTPLKSVPPFESPQRLLSSEPLDLTSVPFGNSSPSDIEVPKPGSPEPQVSGLAANRSLTEGLVLDTMNDSLSKILLDISFPGLEEDPLGPDNINWSQFIPELQ, encoded by the exons ATGAAAACCAGCCCCCGTCGGCCACTGATTCTCAAAAGACGGAGGCTGCCCCTTCCTGTTCAAAATGCCCCAAGTGAAACATCAGAGGAGGAACCTAAGAGATCCCCTGCCCAACAGGAACCTAATCAAGCGGAGACCTCCAAGGAAGTGGGAGAGTCCAGCTCTTGCAAGTTTCCAGCTGGGATCAAGATTATTAACCACCCCACCATGCCTAACACCCAAGTAGTGGCCATCCCCAACAATGCTAATATTCACAGCATCATCACAGCACTGACTGCCAAGGGAAAAGAGAGTGGCAGTAGTGGGCCCAACAAATTCATCCTCATCAGCTGTGGGGGAGCCCCAACTCAGCCTCCAGGACTCCAGCCTCAAACCCAAACCAGCTATGATGCCAAAAGGACAGAAGTGACCCTGGAGACCTTGGGACCAAAACCTGCAGCTAGGGATGTGAATCTTCCTAGACCACCTGGAGCCCTTTGCGAGCAGAAACGGGAGACCTGTG ATGGTGAGGCAGCAGGCTGCACTATCAACAATAGCCTATCCAACATCCAGTGGCTTCGAAAGATGAGTTCTGATGGACTGGGCTCCTGCAGCATCAAGCAAGAGATGGAGGAAAAGGAGAATTGTCACCTGGAGCAGAGACAGGTTAAG GTTGAGGAGCCTTCGAGACCATCAGCGTCCTGGCAGAACTCCGCGTCTGAGCGGCCGCCGTACTCCTACATGGCCATGATACAATTCGCCATCAACAGCACCGAGAGGAAGCGCATGACCTTGAAAGACATCTATACTTGGATTGAGGACCACTTTCCCTACTTTAAGCACATTGCCAAGCCAGGCTGGAAG AACTCCATCCGCCACAACCTCTCCCTGCATGACATGTTTGTCCGGGAGACGTCTGCCAATGGCAAGGTCTCCTTCTGGACCATTCACCCCAGTGCCAACCGCTACTTGACATTGGACCAGGTGTTTAAG CCACTGGACCCAGGGTCTCCACAATTGCCCGAGCACTTGGAATCA CAGCAGAAACGACCGAATCCAGAGCTCCGCCGGAACATGACCATCAAAACTGAACTCCCCCTGGGCGCAC GGCGGAAGATGAAGCCACTGCTACCACGGGTCAGCTCATACCTGGTGCCTATCCAGTTCCCGGTGAACCAGTCACTGGTGTTGCAGCCCTCGGTGAAGGTGCCATTGCCCCTGGCGGCTTCCCTCATGAGCTCAGAGCTCGCCCGCCATAGCAAGCGAGTCCGCATCGCCCCCAAG GTACTGCTAGCTGAGGAGGGGATAGCTCCTCTTTCTTCTGCAGGACCAGGGAAAGAGGAGAAACTCCTGTTTGGAGAAGGGCTTTCTCCTTTGCTTCCAGTTCAGTCTATCAAGGAGGAAGAAATCCAGCCTGGGGAGGAAATGCCACACTTAGCGAGACCCATCAAAGTGGAGAGCCCTCCCTTGGAAGAGTGGCCCTCCCCGGCCCCATCTTTCAAAGAGGAATCATCTCACTCCTGGGAGGATTCGTCCCAATCTCCCACCCCAAGACCCAAGAAGTCCTACAGTGGGCTTAGGTCCCCAACCCAGTGTGTCTCGGAAATGCTTGTGATTCAAcacagggagaggagggagaggagccgGTCTCGGAGGAAACAGCATCTACTGCCTCCCTGTGTGGATGAGCCAGAGCTGCTCTTCTCAGAGGGGCCCAGTACTTCCTGCTGGGCCGCACAGCTCCCGTTCCCAGCAGACTCCTCTGAGCCTGCCTCCCAGCTCAGCTACTCCCAGGAAGAGGGAGGACCTTTTAAGACACCCATTAAGGAAACGCTGCCCATCTCCTCCACCCCGAGCAAATCTGTCCTACCCAGAACCCCTGAATCCTGGAGGCTCACGCCCCCAGCCAAAGTAGGGGGGCTGGATTTCAGCCCAGTACAAACCCCTCAGGGTGCCCCTGGCCCCTTGCCTGACCCCCTGGGGCTGATGGATCTCAGCACCACTCCACTGAAAAGTGTTCCCCCCTTTGAATCACCGCAAAGGCTCCTGAGTTCAGAACCCTTAGACCTCACCTCCGTCCCCTTTGGCAACTCTTCTCCCTCAGATATAGAAGTCCCCAAGCCAGGCTCCCCGGAGCCACAGGTTTCTGGCCTTGCAGCCAATCGTTCTCTGACAGAAGGCCTGGTCCTGGACACAATGAATGATAGCCTCAGCAAGATCCTGCTGGACATCAGCTTTCCTGGCCTGGAGGAGGACCCGCTGGGCCCTGACAACATCAACTGGTCCCAGTTTATTCCTGAGCTACAGTAG
- the FOXM1 gene encoding forkhead box protein M1 isoform X3, producing the protein MKTSPRRPLILKRRRLPLPVQNAPSETSEEEPKRSPAQQEPNQAETSKEVGESSSCKFPAGIKIINHPTMPNTQVVAIPNNANIHSIITALTAKGKESGSSGPNKFILISCGGAPTQPPGLQPQTQTSYDAKRTEVTLETLGPKPAARDVNLPRPPGALCEQKRETCDGEAAGCTINNSLSNIQWLRKMSSDGLGSCSIKQEMEEKENCHLEQRQVKVEEPSRPSASWQNSASERPPYSYMAMIQFAINSTERKRMTLKDIYTWIEDHFPYFKHIAKPGWKNSIRHNLSLHDMFVRETSANGKVSFWTIHPSANRYLTLDQVFKPLDPGSPQLPEHLESQQQKRPNPELRRNMTIKTELPLGARRKMKPLLPRVSSYLVPIQFPVNQSLVLQPSVKVPLPLAASLMSSELARHSKRVRIAPKVLLAEEGIAPLSSAGPGKEEKLLFGEGLSPLLPVQSIKEEEIQPGEEMPHLARPIKVESPPLEEWPSPAPSFKEESSHSWEDSSQSPTPRPKKSYSGLRSPTQCVSEMLVIQHRERRERSRSRRKQHLLPPCVDEPELLFSEGPSTSCWAAQLPFPADSSEPASQLSYSQEEGGPFKTPIKETLPISSTPSKSVLPRTPESWRLTPPAKVGGLDFSPVQTPQGAPGPLPDPLGLMDLSTTPLKSVPPFESPQRLLSSEPLDLTSVPFGNSSPSDIEVPKPGSPEPQVSGLAANRSLTEGLVLDTMNDSLSKILLDISFPGLEEDPLGPDNINWSQFIPELQ; encoded by the exons ATGAAAACCAGCCCCCGTCGGCCACTGATTCTCAAAAGACGGAGGCTGCCCCTTCCTGTTCAAAATGCCCCAAGTGAAACATCAGAGGAGGAACCTAAGAGATCCCCTGCCCAACAGGAACCTAATCAAGCGGAGACCTCCAAGGAAGTGGGAGAGTCCAGCTCTTGCAAGTTTCCAGCTGGGATCAAGATTATTAACCACCCCACCATGCCTAACACCCAAGTAGTGGCCATCCCCAACAATGCTAATATTCACAGCATCATCACAGCACTGACTGCCAAGGGAAAAGAGAGTGGCAGTAGTGGGCCCAACAAATTCATCCTCATCAGCTGTGGGGGAGCCCCAACTCAGCCTCCAGGACTCCAGCCTCAAACCCAAACCAGCTATGATGCCAAAAGGACAGAAGTGACCCTGGAGACCTTGGGACCAAAACCTGCAGCTAGGGATGTGAATCTTCCTAGACCACCTGGAGCCCTTTGCGAGCAGAAACGGGAGACCTGTG ATGGTGAGGCAGCAGGCTGCACTATCAACAATAGCCTATCCAACATCCAGTGGCTTCGAAAGATGAGTTCTGATGGACTGGGCTCCTGCAGCATCAAGCAAGAGATGGAGGAAAAGGAGAATTGTCACCTGGAGCAGAGACAGGTTAAG GTTGAGGAGCCTTCGAGACCATCAGCGTCCTGGCAGAACTCCGCGTCTGAGCGGCCGCCGTACTCCTACATGGCCATGATACAATTCGCCATCAACAGCACCGAGAGGAAGCGCATGACCTTGAAAGACATCTATACTTGGATTGAGGACCACTTTCCCTACTTTAAGCACATTGCCAAGCCAGGCTGGAAG AACTCCATCCGCCACAACCTCTCCCTGCATGACATGTTTGTCCGGGAGACGTCTGCCAATGGCAAGGTCTCCTTCTGGACCATTCACCCCAGTGCCAACCGCTACTTGACATTGGACCAGGTGTTTAAG CCACTGGACCCAGGGTCTCCACAATTGCCCGAGCACTTGGAATCA CAGCAGCAGAAACGACCGAATCCAGAGCTCCGCCGGAACATGACCATCAAAACTGAACTCCCCCTGGGCGCAC GGCGGAAGATGAAGCCACTGCTACCACGGGTCAGCTCATACCTGGTGCCTATCCAGTTCCCGGTGAACCAGTCACTGGTGTTGCAGCCCTCGGTGAAGGTGCCATTGCCCCTGGCGGCTTCCCTCATGAGCTCAGAGCTCGCCCGCCATAGCAAGCGAGTCCGCATCGCCCCCAAG GTACTGCTAGCTGAGGAGGGGATAGCTCCTCTTTCTTCTGCAGGACCAGGGAAAGAGGAGAAACTCCTGTTTGGAGAAGGGCTTTCTCCTTTGCTTCCAGTTCAGTCTATCAAGGAGGAAGAAATCCAGCCTGGGGAGGAAATGCCACACTTAGCGAGACCCATCAAAGTGGAGAGCCCTCCCTTGGAAGAGTGGCCCTCCCCGGCCCCATCTTTCAAAGAGGAATCATCTCACTCCTGGGAGGATTCGTCCCAATCTCCCACCCCAAGACCCAAGAAGTCCTACAGTGGGCTTAGGTCCCCAACCCAGTGTGTCTCGGAAATGCTTGTGATTCAAcacagggagaggagggagaggagccgGTCTCGGAGGAAACAGCATCTACTGCCTCCCTGTGTGGATGAGCCAGAGCTGCTCTTCTCAGAGGGGCCCAGTACTTCCTGCTGGGCCGCACAGCTCCCGTTCCCAGCAGACTCCTCTGAGCCTGCCTCCCAGCTCAGCTACTCCCAGGAAGAGGGAGGACCTTTTAAGACACCCATTAAGGAAACGCTGCCCATCTCCTCCACCCCGAGCAAATCTGTCCTACCCAGAACCCCTGAATCCTGGAGGCTCACGCCCCCAGCCAAAGTAGGGGGGCTGGATTTCAGCCCAGTACAAACCCCTCAGGGTGCCCCTGGCCCCTTGCCTGACCCCCTGGGGCTGATGGATCTCAGCACCACTCCACTGAAAAGTGTTCCCCCCTTTGAATCACCGCAAAGGCTCCTGAGTTCAGAACCCTTAGACCTCACCTCCGTCCCCTTTGGCAACTCTTCTCCCTCAGATATAGAAGTCCCCAAGCCAGGCTCCCCGGAGCCACAGGTTTCTGGCCTTGCAGCCAATCGTTCTCTGACAGAAGGCCTGGTCCTGGACACAATGAATGATAGCCTCAGCAAGATCCTGCTGGACATCAGCTTTCCTGGCCTGGAGGAGGACCCGCTGGGCCCTGACAACATCAACTGGTCCCAGTTTATTCCTGAGCTACAGTAG